The following is a genomic window from Cervus canadensis isolate Bull #8, Minnesota chromosome 25, ASM1932006v1, whole genome shotgun sequence.
GGAAAGAATTTGACACAATAGTCAGATCCCAGGGCCTTCTTTGAGGGGCATTCAGGCCAGCTGACTAGTGTATCGATCTTCTCTGCCCCCTCCCAACTCACAGCCAATAAGGAGTCTTTAAGGGTCACCAGCTAGCTCAGGGCCAGGTGTGTATAAAGAGAGGAGGGAGCTGGGCACTGTGGAGAAGTGGGGCCCATGCCCTGGAGGATGCTGCTCAGCTGAGACACTGCTAGTTCCAGCCCATTACTGTTTCTGCAGGTAACTGAAAACCCACCTAGGCTAATATCAGTCCCTAGACAGGGAATGTCCTGGAATACACTGGGTTATCTTGTGGACTTATAAGGGATACAGCTGGACCTCAGGGACCATCTGACTGGCAAAGTCTCTGATGAGACTTCTTTCTTACTTTTctatataatttgtttttatttctggctgctttcaaaatatttgctTATCTTTGGTTTCAGCAATTAGACCATACTATACTTAGGTGTGTTTTTCTTTATCCTGTTTGGGGTTCTCTGACATTCTTGGATCTGTGgttggttttctttcattaatttgggaaattctcagtggttttctcttcaaatatttcttctgcccCATTCTGTCTCCCTTTTTCTGGGACTTCAATCATGTGTGTCAGAGCATTTGTCATTGTCCTACATATCTTGGTGCTTAGCTTTGGGTTTGCTCAATTGTTCCTTAGCGTAGAGTTACTGTTTAAATTTCTCCTGACCTGGCTTCAagctaacagattttttttcctctgcttttgtcCAACTTGATTAACTGGCCAAAGGAATTTTTCACCTCTGATATTACAGTTTTCACTTttagcatttccattttttttttcctatctctgCTCAGATTTACCATCTGTTCATGCATGTTGTCCACCTTTTCTACTAGACTAGATCAGTCTTAGCCATGCTCATATATTTTTTGGAGAAGATGACTCCTCCAACAACAGAATCATACTCATACTTTATCTGACTTTTTCTAAGTTAGCTTCCCCATCACATGGGACACACCAAATCCCACCTGGCTTTCCCCTCCTTGGCTTTTTGTCTTGATTGTTTACAAACAGTTTTCGTCCCTTTCACTTCATCAACACCTCCTTAAAGGCCACAGTTATGGCTAAAGTAGACCCTTCTCTCATGTCACCTTCCACCGTAGTGGAAATCCTCATCCTGGAGACCCCTGAGACTATGGGCCATGCAGGCAGAGCTATGGCCAACTCCCAAATCTGGCTTCAAGAAATACGTCAAGCAGTATTGCTTCTCATATTTTGActtccctgtttttgtttttttgagggtTAAGGCAATATCTTCTTTGATAGAATACATCAACTTtgctctgaaaaaaatgaggcttTTGTATAATATTAAAGAACctcataccagaaaaacatcatatactatatctatatatctcctTGGTTGCAGTTCTCTTGGCTTCACAACTTCTATCAGACACTCTGCTTGCTTGCTGGAGAGCTTGAGAGAAGACATCCAAAAAGTCAAAGTCCTCCATCACCAGAGTGGGTTTGGCTGCTGGGCACCTTAGCACAGTGCCAAAGGCCTATGAAAACATGTGAaacctttaaaaatgtcattggtgggacttccctggtgatccagtggttaggactctggtgCTTCCATTGCAaggagcacaggttcgatccctggtcgggaactaagaacccacatgtcGAGGGAGTAAAGTCATTGgcaccaaaatataaaaatatgtaattaaatgtttatatgatgctcaaaattctccaggccagccttcaacagtacgtgaactgagaacttccagatgttcaagctggatttagaaaaggcagaggaaccagagatcaaattgccaacatccactggatcatcgaaaaagccagagagttctggaaaaacatctacttctgctttattggctatgctaaaacctttgactgtgtgggccacaacaaactgaggaaaattcttaaagagatgggaataccagaccacctgatctgcctcctgagaaacctgtatgcaggtcaagaagcaacagttagaacgcacatggaacaatggactggttccaaattgggaaaggagtatgtcaaggctgtatattgtcaccctgcttatataacttatatgcagagtacatcattcaaaatgctgggctggatgaagcacaagctggaatcaagattgcagggagaaatatcaataatctcagatattcatatgacaccacccttatggcagaaaacaaagaggaactacagagcctcttgatgaaagtgaaaagaaagtgaaaaagctggcttaaaactcaagattcaaaaaataaagatcatggcatctagtcccatcacttcaaggcaaatagatgcggaaacaatggaaacagtgatggactttattttcttgggctccaaaatgactgcagatggtgactgcagccatgaaattaaaagatgcttgctccttggaagaaaagctatgacaaacctagacagtatattaaaaagcagacacattattttgccaacaaaggtccatctagtcaaagctgtggtttttccagtagtcatgtatggatgtgagagttgtaccataaagaaggctgaatgccaaagaactgatgcttttaaactgtggtgttggagaagactcttgagagtcccttggactgcaaggagatcaaaccagtcaatcctaaaggagatcaaccctgaatattcattagaaggactgatgctgaggctgaaactccaatactttggctacctgatgtgaagagctgactcattggaaaagaccctgatgctgggaaagattgaaggcaggaggagaagggggagacagagaatgagatggttggatggcatcactgactctggacatgagtttgagcaagctccgggagatggtgaaggacagggaagtctggtgtgctgcagtccatggggtacaaagagtcggacatgactgagtgactgaacaacaaaaaaaaccataaTATTGTCAGTTTCATTATTCTGTCAagtttaatattcaaaatgttctCATATTTACAAAACTTGTTAGATTTCATCTCTATGGGTGATGATTGCTGAGAAGTCACAGCCcactgcacatttaaaaaaaccaCAACTTACTCATAGtcagttaatatccaaaatgaaattataaaaatcttttcaaattatttatgaaGAAGTATATTTAGCATGAGGGCTACCATGGGTGAGGCCTCCTGAAAAGAACAGACCCAAAAGGCTAGAAATGGCCCATTCTTGCCCCAGCAGTCCAGTATGTGTGACTTGCATCAAGAATGCCTCTCACCATCCTCCCTCCAGCAGGCTTCCTTGGGATACATTGAGCTGTGGCTCCGAGATCAAATCCTGCTCTGGCCCAGAGATCAGGTCAAGCGCCCATCTGTTTGCATCCCatattcttctcttccttccaaaGTTTCAACCTTAAGCCAGGAGCAAGCATGGCTACCATTCCTCAGAAACAGAATCACTGGATTGTGGGTCCTCTGAGGACAGGGTGATTTCCTAGCTAACGTTTTGTTGTGCCTGCTCCCTAGGCCTGGCCCTGCCGGGTGAGACAAGGcggaaggggagggcagaggccgAAGGGAGACTGGCAGACAGCTGAGTGCAAGGGAGAGTGAGGGTGGGACGCTGCTTGTAAGCTGTGTGAACCAACCAAAGCCATGTCTCACCTGAATTAAGACAATAGACAGGCATGGCTTCCTAAGCCCACACCATGTAGATTTGGAAACTCGTGTCTCCATTTGTTCCATCTGTGTCCTCCCTCCTCAGAAGGGCACTCATCTTTGCCACCGCCCCCCCGAGCCTGGTCACCCCTGGCTCAGACTTGTACTATCTTCTTTTGTTCTAAGTGTTGACACTCATTATCAGTTACATATTTGTCCATGTCCCTGACTGAATGAAGACTTACTGAGCCCTgccgtgtgccaggcactaaTCATGGCTGTCTTGGCTGGTCAACTCCCAGAAGGCAAGCTCAACATTTGGGGGATCCTCTGTGACTGGTGTCCAAGTCATGGACCTGGTTCCAAAAATGAGTTGGGGAGGTGTGGGTTTTAGCAATgagacagaaaatttaaaaaataaacatatctcTATTTTATTAACAATGTACAGTTTGCTGACTGAAAGAGGAAAGTAGTGTTTCTCAAAGTTCTAGGATTACTTAGCAGGACCCGgagaatttgtttaaaaacagtAGCTGGGAACCTGCTTTGGaacaagtttgagaatcactggctAAGGCATGGAATGGGGCTGGGATTGTCTCGATCCTTCTGGCTTCTTAGGGTTCCAGGGAAGGACTCGTTTGACTTTTTATGAACAAGCTCAGCTGACTCCTCTGGGGGTTcctgttcttcctttctttgggTCACTGAGGCACTGAAAGAGTTAATACAGTTATGGGTTGGGGAGCAGCTGAGACATGGCCCCTGAGATGTGAGCACCCACCCAGCCTACCCAATTGTGTCCCTGGTCGACTCTGGGAGACCAGTCCAGGGCTGACCCAGATGTGGAACTGCTTAATATGACATTTCTGCCACATTCCAGGGGCTCTGCTTCTTTTCTTGCGAATCTTCCTCTTCTTTCACATCACAGaattctccctcttccctctcctcactgtTCCTTGCTGCTTCTCACCCATCCATGCTTCTTCCTCTCCACCCCTATCTTGGTTCCTTCCCAGAAACCAAGTTATAAGCCCTCTCCTCTGTCAGCACCACATTGGAAGTCTGCATGAGTCCCTGCTTGCTGCATCTTGGCACACACATGTCAACTGCTGTGTACTTTCTGCAGAAACAGGCTCTGAGCAAGGGGGGGCAGGGCAGTCTGAGGTTAAGATTCTTTTCGGACTACAGACAGTGCCTAGAGTGTGCGGGCATGTAGCTATCTTACCTGTCAGACAGAGTGCCCAGGGGAGACATGTGTAAAACAAATCAGAGGAAACTTCTGGAGAAGGGGGTCTGCTGGCCTTTGAGAGACTCAGTCCCAAAGCCCACGGGGAAGATGAAGAGCCCTTCCCCACATGCTGAGAACACATCCCAGTGAGCCTTTAATGAGGCACGCTGCCAGTGTCAAGCAAACGGGGAGAACGGTGCAGTTGGCCCGAGGTAGGTCCCAGTTAGGAGACTAGCCACTACTGTGAACTGGAGAGCACAGCCAGGGGAGCTGATGAGGTGGGCAGGGTCACAAAGGGGTGAGTGGCCTGGACCCACACAACAGGTGGACATGCAGATCTGAGGTAGGCTGGAGGCAGGCAGCCAAAGAGAGGATGCACTTTTGGGAGTGGAAGCAGCATATCTCCAGAGGTGCATACACACAGAGAATTCACAAAGACAGCGGCAAGACCACCAGCCCAGGGGCAGCAGGAGCCTGGGAAGCAGCAGAGAACTTGCATTCAGGAGCAACAGATTCTCAGGCCATAGAACCGAGATCCCAGGACAAGGCAGGCAGCACTGCCCTGAAATGTCGGGGATCGGCTTGACATCCAGGTAGGTGGTGCCCACCTGGCATGTGGGTAAAGAAGACAGAAGCAGCAGGACTTGACTTCGACACCTGGTACTGTGATAAACTGAATACACGCATGTGGAGTtaaaaaagggggaagaaaatTGTATTCACCTaaattcccctggaaaagagaaagtcTTCGGTGGGAACAATATTTTGATAAGTGCTTAAATCTGAAGCTGAGATCCCAGTGGAGGGCTGGGTGTGGGTGGAACAGCTCTATGTGAGACAGGAGGGAGTTTTTGCATTTTGCATGTTATATacagagagaggggaagaaagtaGGCTGCTCTGTGGGGCTGTTCACTGTGAATCCCTGTCTCTCACCCTCCTAAATTTTCAGAAAGTTACTAACATTGTGAAGTGCATGGGGCCAAGTGGCGTGGTATACTTGATATTTACGTGCACACATTTATATGTGTCTAAAGAACAAAGGGGTTGGTGCCTCAGGTTGAAACAGATGCAGAGCAGAGCCCCGGCCCTGGCAGAGATGCAGAGGAACTCAGAGAGGAGAGACAccactgtgggggtgggggagttgaGGACAAGTTTAGCCCAGTCTCAGCAGGGTGCGGCCCCAGTTGGTTTCTGGCTTACTACATTCTGCCACACTGTTGTTTCAGTTATTCTCAATTCTGTTTGCTCAATTCTGTTGTATCCAAATCAactaacaacagcagcaacacacCCAGACACTTGGAATCTCTTCAGGAACTGAAAACCAGGTATCTATGTACTAGGTGGGCTATGCTGATGTCCAGCTGGGACTCTCAGGACCACTTCAGAGCGGGATCACAGCCGAGCACCAGCCTCCTTTGATGCTGCTGGGCCACCCTGTCTTCCTTTAGTCCCTGTCGAGAGGACGATAGCAGCACCAGCATCCTGCAGGCTTGGTTCCGGTTAGGTCTAGACGGGCAGGCATCAGTGCCCTCTCCctaagtcattcattcattcattcttttgttgcaggatcttagttccctatgTGCAAgggctaagctgcttcagtcacatctgactctttgcaaccccatggactatagcccgccaggctcctctgtccatgggattctccaggcaagaatactggagtggattgccatgcccgcctccaggggatcttcctgatccaggggtcgaacctgcatctcctatatctctggcattggcaggaaagttctttaccactagggccacacgggaagccccttagttccctgaccagggattaaactgggGCCCCGGCAAAggaagtgccaagtcctaaccattggactaccagggaattcctatcCTGGTCAGAGATCTTTAGTTGGTGCATGGCCAGGGCCACAAGAGACAGCTGGCATTAGTAATGTAGAAGGGTTCCTTGAAGAACCTTGAGTCTTCAAGCCAAGAGAGGCAGAATTGAACCTTCCTAACCAGAAAAGCCTCTTGTTGGCCCACTGagtcccacttccctcccctcaGCTGCTCTTCCCGGGGGCAGTTCTTAAAGGCAGTAAGGAAACAACAGTGCCAAAGACGGGCCCGGGTTTATCTTGAGATTTTTGGTCTCTCTCATCTCTCCATACCTGCACCTGGCTCACCTTGAGAACACCCCCCAGGCCTAGAGCAGGATACACTCTTGAGTAATTTACATGCAAGTCCCAGGAAATAAGTGGAAAGAAAAGACTTCCATCCTGGTCTTCTGAGATGCCATGTGGAGCCTTTGAGAGAACTAGAATGGTGTTGGTGTGGGGACCCAAGCTCATGGCTGATGAGGCAGGTAAGTCTGTCTGATGTGGTACggtaagtgaaagtgttcgtcactcagtcgtgtccaactctttgcagctctagggactgtagtccaccaggctcctctgtccatggaatactccaggcaagaatactggagaattcctcttttccaagggaatcttcccaacccagggattgaacctgggtctcctgcattgtgggcagattcaaTGTGTTACAGTAAGTGAGTCATTATTAATGTTTGGAAAGATATCTGTTGGGCGGTTGGACACAGGGAGTGTTTACTCTGGCCCCTGCCCTTGATGGGCGGGTGTCCCTGAATCCAGATTGACCATCCGGCCTTGCACCTTACCGGGCCTTGAGGGACATCAAGCTTTTATGGAAGGAGGACTGCACATCCAATGCCAACAGGCGGGGAATGTCTGGGAAGCCTCCTAGCTGGTCCCAGGACAGGCTGGTGGGGGTCTTCTTTTCTATGGGGTAACTGGAGGCAGCCACATCAGTCTTCCACATGGCCTCCATCTGGTTCCCCTGTTGGCTGGGGTGTGAAGGTGGAAAGTGCAAAAAGAGATGAAGTTAGACTTACAGAAAGGGAGACTATGGGGAGCAACAAGCTCTCCAGGGTTTTCTTCCCTCCTCAGATAGCTGTCACCATCCTCCGCGCCACATCTCTTCCCTTCCCAACTCTCAGTCTCACCTCCCAGAGTCTCCTCTGGTTGAGGAGCTACTGGAAAAGGCTGCCGAGGTAGCCCCTGTTCCTCCGAGACATGCCCCGGGGCTGAAGCCCTGAACCGGCCACACTAGGATGGTTGAGGTGTGGCTCACAGTGTCTCTCTTTGAGCCCAGCGGTCACAGGGTGGGAAGGCtcaagtttatttttatgaaCTGACCAATGCTTGGGGTAGAAATGGTTGTGAGTTCTCAGCTGTGGGTCCCAGGAGTCTCTCAGTTGCATAGTTTGAAACCTACTTGATTGGGCTGGCTCttgaagcccacataccacacacacccacacaccctcaTCTGGGCCAATGACCAGAACTGGACAGGGCAGCTGAGAAGCTGGGCTCCTTGCAACTCATGGTTGAGCTTTGCTTGTCTGTGCCTTCACTGAGCTTCTGGTCCCCTCCCCAGTCTGGTCACCCCTGCTCCCTGATTCCCCACTCACCCAGCCGGCTGCCCCCAGCTTCCGTGCACCTACCGGGCCATCTGCTGGGGCACACGTGGCTGGTGCTTGGTCTTAAAGAGCTCCTGGGATCTCTTGCAGAAGGGGCTGCTGGAGTGGATGTGCCGCAGTAGGAATGGAGGAGGCTTGCTTTTCCTTGACTTCGGGGAGATGACCACAGGGGTGTGCAGGTTAATGTTCCACTCCTTCTGGAGCTAAGAGAAACCAACAGAGAGGCATCATCAGAGAGACAGGAATTTATcctctttttaaagaatctacctgccaatgcaggagacgcaagagacacaggttcgatccctggatcagaaagatcccctggaggaggggaggtttacccactccagtattcttgcctggaaaattccaaggacagaagatcctggtgggctatagtccatggagtcacaaagagttggacacgactgagtggctgaacacaGCCCAACACAACTACTGCCTGATTTGGGGTTGAGCAGAAAGGGGGAGGCCCAGGGAATCCCTCTAATTAGAGACCCTCTGGGACTTCAGTGTATCATATTTCCTAGAAATTCCTTGAATTGCAATTTGCTGGTTTAGttcctgttttctcctttgtTGTGGAGAATCCGGACAATGGGAAAAACAGCAAGTAAGAAACTAAAGGAAGTTAGAGCAGCTAGAACTGTGAAGACTCATAGGGTTCATGACATGGGTCAGGTTGTGTCTGGAATGCTCTCTGTATCTAGTCATTCAGCCTCTGCCCTGGCCCTGGGCAAGGGACTGGGGGAACCCTCACAGCCACCTAAAGAATTATATATATGGTCCCTTTCCTTCTCAACCTCAAAACCAATTTAGCAAGTCAAGACACCTACAGGAGGTGATCAAGACTAGTATAAGGAGACAGGAAACTGAGTTGGGAGATAGCTCCATGGCCAAGGTTCTTCCAACTGCCTTGACTCAACTTCCAATGCTGAATTCCTCAGGACACTGCTTCCCTCAGACTCTGACCATTGTTGCTCAGGACTCAGGGGGGTTACCTCTGGGCCCACCTTAGCAGATTCAGAGTCACTGCCAGCCATCAGCTAGCCTCCTGTGGACCATGTCAGAGCTCGATGCTTTTCTGACCTTGGCAGCAAGAGTCAGGAAACTGAAGGCAGTCCTTAGAGAATAAAAATAGGTCAAACCCAATAGAGTAAGACTCAGAATGACTTTGGACTCTCTCAACAGCAAAGCCAACACCTGGAAGGCAATGAACAGTGCCTtcaaaattgagagaaaatgaaTTCTGACCTAGACTTCTCTATACAAGCAAGCTGCCAACCACAGTTAAGGGTAGATATTAAgtgaagacattttcagacaaCTGGGGTCTCAGTGATTCTACCTGTCAGGAACCCTTTGTCAAGAAGTGATTGGAGGAGGTGCTCCACTAAAACAAGGGAGACCCAGCATTGGAAGCAGGGGAGCTGTCCCCAGAGAGGAGTAAATGGAGTCCCCAGCATGAGGGTGAAGAAGACAGCGGTGACCAAGCCTGGAGAGCAACCAGGAGAGCAACCAGATCTGATAGAAGCTGGACAAGGAGACCCACGGGAGAAGGAGGATCTGAGCACAGAGCTGGACTGCAGGCTCTGGCTGCCTTCCCTGCAGAAGAGGCTCCCTTCTctagctcttttcttttttaaatttatatatttatttttggccacaccttggagaatcccatggacagaagagcctggtgggctacagtccacagggtcgcaaagagtcagacacgactgagccactacaCACACTTGTGGCACGTAGGACCTTAGCTTCTctgccagggatcgaacctgtgccccctgcattgcaagcacggagtcttaactgctggaccgccagggaagtcccctccagcTCTTTTTGAGGGTCcctcagatcccctggagaagggaaaggctaccgactccagtattctggcctggagaattccatggactgtatagtccaattcagtccatggggtagcaaacagtcggacacaactgagcgactttccctttcttccctctcttgctCTCCCCCCATTTATGGCGATTGGAAAACTTGTCTTCCTTCTACTCAGACTgccccctgccttcccctcctcctggTTCAGAGGCTTTAATCTGCTCTCTTATTTCCCATCTGCTCTCCTGCCCCCAGGTACACCTCCACAGCCCCATGGCTCCATCCTGGCCCTATTCCTGCTGGCTGTGCTGACCCCTGGGAAGGTTGCCAGGTGGGAGGCCCACCTTGGGGAATATAGTCGCCATGCTGCTCAGGCACTCTCGGTGCTTCTCCTCCAGGTCCTTCTGCTTGTCTGTCCACACCTGCAGCTGGAGTTTCTGCAGGTGGTCCACGTtttccaggaagaggaagaggttCTGGGCCTTGTAGGAAGCCCCAGCTTCTCGCACGACTTGTATATGGTTGATCACGTCTTggctgggaagggagggaagtGATTTAGTGGGTGAAGGGGCTGCCTCCCGGCCCCTAGCTCTGTGTTAACCAGGGAAGACTCTGTGTGTGAGAACTGGGGAAAACAGAGAGCAGAGGTGAGGTGTTGTCAGGTAAGGAGCCTTGGGCTGGGCTGGAAACAGGAAGAGGAAGTAAGGCAAATGGGGGAGCGTGGTAGgcgggtgatggacagggcagtaggacaacaggaagagagagagcagTGTTCTGTGCTCACCTCCCACACCTCAGGGTTGCCCAAGGCTCTGAGGTTGGGTGTCCTGTGCAAATCCCTCTCTCAGGGGCATCATGTCCCGGCCTGGGTGATTCTCCCCACCCCATGCCCCATGCTCCTTCTTTCTCGTTGGGTTTTGGCTCTGCCCACTCGTGTGTTGCCAATGGTTGCCAGGGGAGACTTACCGGAGGCTCTGGAAGTGTCTGTAGCAGATGTACTTGTGGCAGAGGCACCATAGCTTGAGCCCATTCAGctccatggtggtggtggtgagctCCAGCGCCTTACTGCGCAGATAGTGGGGCAACCCCAGAGTATCCTCCTCCGTCAGGAGCTGCAGATTCCTCCTCTGGGCCTTCACGTCTATATGGTATACCTTCTCCTTCAGAGTTCCTGGGGCTGTATGCAAAGGGGGCTGGGTCACCCTTCGCGGGGATGTACCTGTGACAGGAAAGGAGGCCGATTTCTTGGGCTTCATGGGAAGCCAGTGGGCCTGTGGTTTCTGGGTAAACTCGGCTGAACTCATGGACCTCTGGTTTCTGGGGGTGGGCTGCTGGGTCTTAGGGGACCTGGGCACACGTGGCCTCCTGCCTTGGCGAGCAGATTGGGCCCGGCTTGGGGGAGGTGCCAAAGACGCATCCTCCAAGTCCCTCCAGCGACTGATGGGCACGAAGATCATCTCTGCGTCCTCTCTCGGCTTCTCCAGCTCTCTCCATGGGCCCTTCGGCTCCTGGTCCAGTCTCAGCTGCTGCTGCCTTGCCACCTCCTCTACCTCCCACTGCCGCAGCTTCTCCTCGTGCTCCCGCTCTAGCAGGGCCCACCTTTCCTGCCGCTGCAGCCacatctcctcctcctgctgccaCTGCTGCCTCCGCCTCTCCCAGCTGAGCTCCtcttccctggcctctgcctTGCTCTCCAAGGCTAACTTCTCCGACCTCTCCAGGGACAGCTGCTTCTGAACACTGGACTTCATCTGGAGTCCGTCCTTCTCCCAGGCCACTTCCTGGGAGCCCAGGTCTTTGGTTCTGTCACCTGGGCTTTCTGCTGACAGTCTTTCCCATTTCTTAGGAAACATGTGATCCATGGAGGATGGCAACGCAGGCTGAAGACTTTCAGCGTCCTTGCTCCTGTACACATCTGCAATCCTTGAATCCATGGTCATGGTGGAAAGAGGCTGATCTGGTGAAGGCATAGCACCACTGTCCCAGGCCATGGCCATGGGGCTTGGGGAATGTGGTGAAAACTGCTCCTCCTTCTTGGGCTCCTGTTGGGTTTCCTCCATGACTGTGTCTTTCTTTGGGAGGGCTTCTTTCTTGGCAGGGTCTGGGAACTCAACCAAGACCCTGACTAAGTCTTCTGCTTGACCTCCAGCAGACTGAGTCTTCTTCAGCTGGAACTCTAGGGCATGCTTTATCAGGAGCAGGTCATGGTACTTTCCCCCTAAAATTTCTATCTGCTTTAGTAGGGCATCTCTCTTACTCTCGAGGACCTGGAA
Proteins encoded in this region:
- the FAM186B gene encoding protein FAM186B, which codes for MEKDKPPQLVTPASVKAIISRIEAAQLTRAQENISSQLSEILDNVNCVINRFQEELGYDLKKKAKPPQPEQKGKNRFILLEKISSFSKDAKTKEKHLYEILHWLGDWGDSLTYEVKNRKSEEEQEALDEWIEVMEKVLPLSLIATKGGIESLISLCSTLIEGQRKGAQMSKHTFWQDWQEQSPKKAISCPQPLSPEQMLQDKHTTCIKVSEVKSMLQELLDSTMFNQGEVRAIRYMSAVVENLNNALILQHKENRSLEAKYRHLKIEMTKELSNQKLYFQKSFQVLESKRDALLKQIEILGGKYHDLLLIKHALEFQLKKTQSAGGQAEDLVRVLVEFPDPAKKEALPKKDTVMEETQQEPKKEEQFSPHSPSPMAMAWDSGAMPSPDQPLSTMTMDSRIADVYRSKDAESLQPALPSSMDHMFPKKWERLSAESPGDRTKDLGSQEVAWEKDGLQMKSSVQKQLSLERSEKLALESKAEAREEELSWERRRQQWQQEEEMWLQRQERWALLEREHEEKLRQWEVEEVARQQQLRLDQEPKGPWRELEKPREDAEMIFVPISRWRDLEDASLAPPPSRAQSARQGRRPRVPRSPKTQQPTPRNQRSMSSAEFTQKPQAHWLPMKPKKSASFPVTGTSPRRVTQPPLHTAPGTLKEKVYHIDVKAQRRNLQLLTEEDTLGLPHYLRSKALELTTTTMELNGLKLWCLCHKYICYRHFQSLRQDVINHIQVVREAGASYKAQNLFLFLENVDHLQKLQLQVWTDKQKDLEEKHRECLSSMATIFPKLQKEWNINLHTPVVISPKSRKSKPPPFLLRHIHSSSPFCKRSQELFKTKHQPRVPQQMARQQGNQMEAMWKTDVAASSYPIEKKTPTSLSWDQLGGFPDIPRLLALDVQSSFHKSLMSLKARASVTQRKEEQEPPEESAELVHKKSNESFPGTLRSQKDRDNPSPIPCLSQ